The sequence GGCATTGTGGTCAGCTACTGCAAACGAGCCTTTGGCAAGAGAGCCAATCTTTGAACTGGCAGGTCCGGATCTGGTGGGAGTCAGGTCGAAGCCGGTGCAAGCCGCAAAAACTACGGCACCCCCTTCTCTTATACAGTCCATGATTTCTGCTCGGAGATTTGGTCTACTGCTCAAGTCAGCGTCAACAAGAATAAGGTATCTATACTTATGTACGACATTCTTCGGAACACCTGAGTAAGAGATCCTGTTACAGGAATAACTTGCTTTTCTCAGATTTCTTCCTATGTAAAGGGCTTCATCGGTTCGCCTTGATATGACAAGGACATCGCCCCCGGCATGAACAGACTCGAAGGCTCTGAAAGGTTCGTCTCTGTATGGATTTGGATAGTATTCGAAATCCACCCCCCTGATCCCTCGCCAGTCAAACTGGAAAGCGACCATTGACCTGTTATCGGGCTTCAGCTTATAGGTTACGCGGACCTTTCCCCTTTTCCCTATCTTTCGGACAGTCTTGATTCTCTTGTCTCTCAAGGCGACACCAGGAGTCTGTATGAACCTGACGCTCAGGTCCTCTATGACCTGATCAGTCACGTTCTCGATGACCACATCAGCCCACCTATCGTGGGTGATCACCCTTGTCCTGAAAGGAAGTTCCCCCCTTTTTGAACGGAGCCGGGTAAATGCAGCGGCACCCGCGTTCACCCACTCAATTCTCGAGTAGGGGCCCAGACTCCCCCAGTGGGTCCTGTTCAAATCGTGCCAGAAAAGGCCGCAGGCCGAATAATCCCTGGACAGGCCCACGATGCCCCCGCTCAACCTAATCATGAACTCCTGAGGCGCTTCAGGCTCCTTGCTTTCCCCCATCAGTATCCAGTCCACCGCCTCCCCGACCATCAGGTTGACCTCATCCCCCACCAGGTATCTGGACCACTGGCCAATCATCGCCTTCTCTTCTTCTGCCGTAGACTCATAGAGCATTACCGCGCAAAAACTGGCTCCCGCGTCGCTCAGCATAATCGGATCCTGTCCGTGCTGGTGCCCTTTATCCCACCCAAGCACGAACACCCATACTGGCTTCTCTACCTGACCCACCTCTATTATTCTGGCGAGCACAGAGGCGCTCTTATGCGCCCTCCACCAATCCCAGCGCGCGCATACGGCTCGGTCTGACTTCTCCCAGAGGATTCTGCCCAACCATCTCATCCTCCCATGGATGCTCATGCTGTCCCAGTTTTCAGGCGTGTTTATCGCCAGCGAATCCACAAAATCATTGACCATCTCAAACCCGCCCGGGCCGGGCCTAATGTAATCAAAACCGACATAGTCCACGTTCGGGTCGGCGTCTATCTTCCTGGCCAGCTTTGCAATGTCTTTTATCCTCTTTTCATCGCTCAGGGAGACGTGATGATTTCTCCGGAGTTTCCCATCTTCGTACTCCCAACAGTAGCGATAACCCAGGCCCAGTTCTGGTTTGCCCCAAACCAGGAAGCTCCCTATCCAACCCCCGAACTTGAACCCATTTTTTTGTGCCTCTTCTGCCAGTTTTCCAAAGGTTCCGGGCCCTGCGGAAAGCCAGGGCTCTTCTGAGGTGACCTTCCCTTCAACACTCCATCCCACAGAATAGAGAATTGTATTCGCGCAGAGAAGTTCTGCCCACCTTAAGTAGTTCCGCCAGTCCCATCTCCCACCGAGTGGATTTGAAACCGGATTTTCAATCAGATCTGTCTGAGCCTCAATGGTCATCGCGCATATTGCAGTGTCAATCGAGGGAAGAGTCTTTCCACTCACCTCAATTTCAACCGAATTTTGGAGTACGAACCGATTACTCTGAAGCGGAACAGTCACCTCAAGCCTGTATTCCCCCAGCTCGGGATTAAAAGGGATTGGCCAGCCACCAGTATAGGCTCTTGAACTATCATCATATCTTAGATGAAATTCTCCCATGCTGTTCTGAACAAGTCTCTCTCCACGGTACGCCTTCACAACCGGAACCACACCCGTTACAGGTTCCCCCGGGGACCACTCTATCTTCGCCTCCAGCGGGACGAGTTCATATCTCAGATAATCTCTTTTCGGTGTGGAGAGAGAAAACGTGGCGGCATTGACGCTGTGGATAATAAAGAGCGGAGAAAAAAGCGCGAGTACCAGTTTCAACAACTCCAGCCCCCTACCTCCAGAAGAACCATATGAACATGTAGGCAACTGCAACTGCTACTACTGTAAACGGCAGACCTATCTTGACGAAGTGACCAAAAGTGACGTTCTCTCCCGCCTTCTTCAGTATGCCAAAAGCAACTATGTTTGCTGCCGCACCTATGGGTGTGATATTTCCGCCTACGGAGGCCCCTATCACAATCCCAAAAAGGAGCAGATAGGGTGATATTGACATACTGGCAGCAAGCATTCCACCCACCGGCAGCATTGCAGTCACATAGGGGACATTATCGACAAATGCTGAAAAGAAGACGGATGTCCAGGTGACGACATTATAGGCAAGGAAGGTGTTACCTCTCGTCATCTGCGCGAGGAAACTGGCCAGACCCGCAATGATACCAGTTGCCCTCAGAGCCTCCACAAGTACGAAGATCCCCATCAGCAGGAAGAACGTATCCCAATCAAATTTCTTAATCAGCGAGAACGTTCCTTTTTTCACTCTTGTCTCGAACCAGATAGTACCTGCCGCTCCGAAGAGCATGCAGACCGAACCGGTCCCATATTCGAAATCTGGAAAGATGAATGACACGATTGCCAGAGCTGCAACCATCCCGATGAGCAGCCATGACGGGACCATGCTCAGAATAGGTTCCCTTTCAATCCGAGGGACCGGCTGTCTGTATTTTCTAAACGCGATGTAGAGCACAATCAAGGATACGGCAGCGGCAAGCTCAATGGCAAAGAAAAGGCAGGGCTTTCCCTGGAAGAAGAAGAAGTGGTTGAACGTCATACCTGAGTATGAGGCAAGCAGCATGCTCGGCGGGTCACCGACGAGAGTGGCCGCGCCCTGGAGGTTGGAACTGACTGCTATGCCGACCAAAAATGGGATTGCCGAAACTTTTAGTCTTCTTGCAATCACCATGGCAACTGGCGCCACGATCATCACAGTAGCAACATTTTCGCAGAAAGCGGATATGAGTCCACTCAGTCCGCACACGAGTACAAGAGCCATGGCTGCATTCTTTGACCTTGCCACAAGGCCATCGGCGAGCCTGGCAGGCACTCGAGAATATATGAAGAGCTCGGCAACCAGATACGTGCCGCCGAATATGCCCATCACGTTCCAGTTAATCGACTTGAATGCCGAGATGGGGCCAAGAGTCCCGGTGATAAGCAGAATCAATGTGCCTGCCCAGACCGCTGGTCCCCTGTATTTGTGTGATATGGCTAGGAAGAGGTAGACGGCGAGAAAAGTAAAACCTGCCACGAACTTCTCCGTAAGAACCCCCTTTCTTGCGGAGAACGAAACTAAACACTATTTCAATGAATAATCTCTGAGCTCCTCTTTTTCGAGCGTAAGAAGGTTCACCCTTTTGACAAGTCCTATGTCCGGGGCGTAGTACTCTTCGACAAAAGCGGAGTCAACCGAACCATTGCCATAAGGAGTATCGATTACACCCACCTGTTCCAACCTTACAACATAACACTGGTCAAACCTTCCCGCAGGAACACTGACGTCCCTTATGGCAACAACTTTCCCGTCCAGTGTGACACTCCTTTTCACGGGCTCGCCATAGACCATTATAGTATTCTCGAATTCATCCGTCCAGGTATTCCCAAGTACCAGTGGAAGTGCCAAACGTCTGGCCCACCTCTCCTCGAGAACAAATTCCTCGTTGAATAGGTATGTGGTCTTTACGTACTCATCAAAGTAATCCTCGCCCTTGTACCAGTACCCATCCTGGAAGTCGACCTGAACCCTCATGCAATCTCTTCTCAGCATTATACTCGAACCGGCCACCGAAACCCGCTTCTCGCCTCCGCTGGAGAGGTTATAGAACCAGGTATTTCCAACGGCATCCATCGGAATGTAATCTGAGCCAATCCTGTATACCAGTGGATCCATGCTGCACCCACCAACTACAAGAAGAAGCAAAAGCAAGATCTGAGTATGACGAATCATAACTTGTGCCAAAATCCTATGTTCAGGAACACTAAATCTCCAGGCTTCTTGCTGAAATATCTCCGGAATAGAATTCCTGCGTCAAGCATTGTTCCACCTGCTATGTGAAATTCCGTACCGCCACCCAGGACCCCACTCAACTGGTAACCTTTCTCCTCGCCGGTTCCAAGGCTTCTATTTAGCAAGCTGTACCCGGTGCCAAGCAGACCGTATAACCCCACATCTTTTGTGAATGAGTGGAGAGTGTATCTCCCGTGCAACTCACCATTTAGCATCTCCAGAACGAGACCGTTGTTTCCTTTTCCCTTCAGGGAAGCATACGAAACGTGCAAGCCGATTCTCAATTTCTCAACAGGGAAGACCGCAAACCCTGAAGTGACGGACATTCCCCCGGTGATGTCCTGACCGAAGTCACCAGCAGGAGCGAGAAACCCGCCCCCTACTCCGATGGTCAATGGGAAAGCTTTGCACGGCGCTGCAGGAAAGGATACTACGACTAACATACTTAGTGCAGCGACAAAAACATATCTCATGCCTTTTCCCCACACTTGGGGCAGAATTTGGAACCTGGGGGAATTTCACCATTGCACTTCCTACACCGAGCTGACTCCTGGGTCTTCTTGATTTCCACCCCGCAGTTCGGGCAGAACCTGGAATTTGATGGAATAGACTGCCCGCACTTGGGACATCCCGCCATCTCCGGAGCGAGATTGCTGCCGCAGTGGGAACAGAATCGTGATCCCATCAGCACAGCCCCGTGGCACTTCGGACACTCAACACTCTGCCCCTGTGAAAATGCTTTCTGAAGCATCCCGGGGAGCATCATACCCATACCCAGACCTGCGCCCAGACCGACCCCGGCGCCGGCTGCGCCTCCGCCCCCACCATCCTGTGCGGCTTCCCTCATCGCTTTGGCCGCTTCGAACTGCATGAACTTCCCCATGTCACCCACTGCTCCCATACCCGCTCTCTCGTCAATCATCTTCTGCACTTCAGGAGGAGGAGTTATTGCGTTAATATAGAAGTCAACACACTCAAGGCCGTACTTCCCAAAATCTTCCTGGATTCTCGCCTTCGTCCCTGCTGCTATTTCATCATAGCTCGCGGGCAGGTCGAATACAGTACTCGCAGTCTCACCAAGGAAATCGGCGAACCTGGCAACAGCTATTCCTCTCAGGAAGTCATCAATCTCCTCAGTAAAGAAAATACCCTGGGTGCCCACAACCTTGTTCACGAACAACTGGGAGTCCACCACTCTATCACTGAATATGCCAAAGGCCCTCAGTCTCACCATCTTCAGCTCAGAGTCTCTAAAAGCTATTGGCTCCTGAGTGCCCCACTTTCTGTCCGTAAAGACCTTCTGGTTTATGAAATAGACCTCGACCCTGAACGGGCTCTTTCCCCCAAAAGGTTTCCCTTCAAGCCCTACCAGAAGCGGTATGTTCAAGCTGGTCAATGTGTGCCTGCCTGGACCGAAGGTGTCAAGAGCCTTTCCATCTCTGAAAAAGACAGCAGCCTGATTCTCGCGAACTACCAGCTGGCTTCCTGCAGTAATCTCGCCGGAACCCGACTCGGGTATTCTGTGGACCATCTGCTCACCGGTTTCGTCCAGAAACTCTATGACTTCGAAAAGCTTGGCCATCTCTTAGCCCCCGGTTATGACGCTCTCTCTTTGAGAAAGCCTGTTGTCGAAATTTTCCAGCTCCTCAACCAGCGCATTAAGAGCCGTTTCTGTCTCTGTTACACCACCCAGAGCATCCGCCACTTTCTTTACCGTCTTCGCTATATCTTCTATTCCGGTCTCAAGACCCTTGTCAAAATCGTACATCTTCTCAAGTTTACTCTCTCCGACTTTTTCCAGGTCAAAGAATCCAGAGTAGCCGTAGTCTGCGAATCTAACTCTATCGGCAATCTTTTCAAACATCTTGGTAGCTCTGTTGATGGGTTTGAGCAGTCCCAAGCTTCCCGCATCTGTAAGCTTCACGGCAATTTTGTCTATTTTTCCTTTGAGACCCCTGAGTAAAGCTTCAAGGTGACGCCTCAAAAGCTTGTCGCTTTCTCTTCTCTCTTCTCTCTTCAGATAGCCAGCATAGCCAGGTACGTGTTTTGCGACGAACTCAACAGTTTGTCTGAACCTCTCTGCAAGATCTCCCATGATCTTCTTACCTCGCTTGGTTTAGTACTTCAAGGCTGCTAACGTGGAAACATGATACCCCATATGTTCTGAAAGTCAAGTAGAGATGTAGCTTAAAGGAATTGCTCAGCCTGCTTTTTCTTTGTTTGAACGTATACTCAATTGAAGAAAAAATCAACGGCCTTCTACGAAAGAAGGAATATCGAGGAAAAGAAACTAATTTATGTAAGTGAAGAGAAGAAGCCCCAATACTATTCCTGCTGCATCTGCCGCTATGTCCTTCCAACTCGCGGTTCGACCGGGTTTGCGCATGTCATACAGCTCCTTCCCAATCCCAGCAGTGGCAGAAAGCGAGACTGCAAAGACCCGTGAGTTGGGTTGGGGATTGTTAAGCTCTGTGTGATATATCCTGTACGAAAGACCGACAAGGTACGCACTGGCCAGAGCATGAACGAGCTTATCTTCGCTCAGCCATTCGTCCTTTGCTTCTGATTGGGGAGTATCCCTGTCTGCGGTCGTACTTCCGTACGCCGCTCCGCAGAAAACCAGAAGGATGACGACAAAACCAAAAGGTCTAATCATAGTCCGAGGTCAACCGCAATTCCCTGCATGGCCTGGAGACAGACTCCGGTAAACTCCTCCAATGAAAGGTTTAGATCTTCACAGGACTTTATCTGTTCCCGGTTCGCTCCGGCAGCAAACCTCTTCTCTTTGAATCTTCTCAGCACGAAGTCAGCGTCTATGTTGCCAATTCTTTTTGTAGGGTGCATAAGCGCAGCAGCAACTATCAGCCCCGTTATCGGGTCGGACGCATAAAGCGCCTTGTCCATTTTTGACCTGCATTCCCTGTGCCCGGGGTGCGCCTTCACTGCATAGACTATTCTCTCGTCCACGCCTTTCTCTTCGAGCATGAACGCACCCACGAGACCGTGTCTGTCTGGGCTGTCCTTTGTGCTGTCGTAATCGATATCATGAAGGAGACCTGTCAGTCCCCACAGATCCTCGTCTTCATCGAAGTGTCTGGCCAGAGCACGCATGCACGCTTCGACTGCGATCATGTGCTTTATGAGATTCTCATTCTTCACGTTCTCCCTCACAAGTGCCATAGCTTCTTCTTTGTTCACGACCTCTCCTTTCCCTGTCTTGGTCCAACCTACTATACGTAGTCTGAGGGGTCCGCCAGATCCTCGAGGGATTCACCCTTCAGATACTTCAATACCTTGTTGAAAGCAAACTCGACCATCTTCTCGTGGTATCCTGGATAGAAGGCAGCATTGTGAGGGGTCATCACCACATTGTCAAGCCTTTCAAAAGGGAGATTCTGTTTGAACGTCTTATCTGCTGTGTACTTCCACCAAACATCAAGACAAGCAGTAAATGAAGGATTCGCCTCTAGATGGTCAAACAGGTCCTTTTCTTTTATGACCGCCCCACGCGACACATTCACAAGTGTTGCATCGGGCTTCATGCTGGAAATCTCAGCTTTACCTATCAGCTCTTCTGTCTTCTTGGTGAGAGGTACAGATATGACCAGGAAATCGACCTCACCCAGGAATTTTTTCAAGGTCTCAAAATCATAGAAACGGTCAAGGACTTCAGAAGGGGGCTCTTTGATATCACACCCGAACACCACCATGCCCAGGCATTTCCCCAATCTGGCAACATGGCAACCGATAGAGCCAACTCCAAGAACACCGAGTATCCGCCCACAAAGGACCTTGGACTCTTCTCCCTGTGGGAACAACCCTTTTCTCATCGCTTCAGTATGCCTCACCACATTCTTGGCTGTTGAAAGCATGAGAGCAAACACGTGCTCGGCAATTTGTGGACTGCTTGCTCCTGAGCCCGTTGAAACCATCACAGACCTCTTCAGAGAAGAGAAGGGCACATGGTTGACTCCTGCTGCCAGAGCCTGGATGAGTCGAAGCTCACTCATGGATGAGATCATCTCTCTACCTATCGTACCGCGCCACCCTCCGACAATCAGAACCTCTACCCGCTTGCGTACTCTATCCAGTTCTGTCCTGCTCAGGTCCTTCTGAAAGTAAACCCTGGCCAACGGTTCCAGGCTCTTGGCGAGTTCTCTGTCTCTATCAGTGGGTTCAAATCCTACAAGGATTGTTCTCTCTTCCACACAAGCTCCTTCGGCGCCCGCGTGAGGACATCACATCCATCATCCCTCACCACAACAATATCTTCCAGCCTAACGCCCCCGTAGCCGGGGAGGTATATCCCGGGTTCTATTGTGAAAGCCATGTTCCGCTTGATCACATCTTTAGATGTTGGATGAAGAAAGATGCCGCCTCTCATCAGGCCGCATGGATGACCAAGAAGATGTGGAAAAAAGTCACCGTAGCCCTTGTCTGTTACGTATTCTCTGGCCACAGCATCGACTTCGGATGCGAGTCTGCCAGGCTTCAAAAAATCGATTGCCCTGAGTTGTGCAGTGAGCACAAGATTGAAGAGCTCCGTCTGCTTCTCGGTTGGCTTGCCATATACTCCCGTTCTGGTCAGATCCGATCCATACCCTTTGAAAACTGCACCCATGTCCACCATAATCAGTTCGTTTTTGCCCAATCTTCTCAAAGCAGGAACCGGATGGGGCTCAGCCGTATGTTCGCCAAAGGCTACTATGGTAGGGAATGACCTCCGCTCTCCCCCTTTCTCGTGAAGCCCGACGTCCATTTCCGATCTCAGTGTTAGTTCGGAGACGCCCTCCTCTACCAGTTTCAACTTCGCAGTGAAGGCTTCATCACTTATCCGCACGGCCTCCTTGAGCAGGTTGATTTCGTGTTCAGTTTTCACCATGCCCATTCTTGCCACCAGGTTTGCTGTCCTGACAGTCGTAATGCTTCCAAACGCATTCGCATATTGGTCTGTTGTCACGGCCAACCTCTTCACCTTCTCCTTCCTGAAGATGGATCTTATCTCCTTCATATACTTGTAGTCACTCTTGACAAAGGCAAGAGTTTCGGCCTCTATCAGGTCGATATCCTCGGGGACAAGGCCTCTGATCTTGGAGAGAGTTATAAGGTCACAAATAAGGTATGGCTTGCTGGCAACAACCAGCACAGGGCTGATCTCGACATAGTTGAACGAAGCTTCTACACCGAGCAAGTAGAGGACCTCAAAGGGTGAGTCAACAAGAATGGCATCAAACTTGCGCCGTCTCATCTTCGCATGTAGCTTCTCGATTCTGTTCATTTCACTCCTTATCTCTCCTTGATATTTTCGATAGAGCCTTCTTCGACTCCTGAAGGTCTTTCTCTATCTGAGCAGCCAGTGCTTTCTCACTTTCAAATTCAATCTCCTCTCTTATTCTGCGGTGAAACCGGACGGTAATTTCCTTGCCGTAGATATCTTCAGCAAATCCAATGATGTGAACCTCCAGGGAGCGTTCTTTTTGTTTGAAAGTCGGGACACAACCGATGTTCATCACAGCTTGGTGCAACTTACCATCCACAAGAGCCATGACCGCATATACACCATCACCGGGAAGCAGCTTCCTTTCAGAGCTCAAGAGTACGTTTGCAGTCTTAAAACCAAGCTTGCCACCACGGCTTACCCCTTCAACAACCTTTCCACAGAGAGAATAGGGCCTCCCGAGCATCTTGTTCGCCAGTGGGACATCTCCTTCCATCAGTATTCTTCTTATTCTGGTACTGCTTATGGGTAGGCCATCTAAGAGTGCGGGCGGCACGACGTCGATGTCAAATCCCAACCTCTTCCCCTCATCCCTCAGAAGGGAAATATCTCCTCTCCTGTGAAAACCGAAGTGATGATCGTATCCAACAACAATTTCACGAACCTTCAACCCTTCAGAGAGAAATTGTGTTATGAAGTCCTTCGGCTTGATGTTCGCAAACGATTTGTCAAACTGAACGGCAATCATGAATTCTACCCCGGTCTCTTCTACTATTCTCGCTTTCTCCTCTACAGTAGTCAGAACGAAGGGCTTAGTTGAACCATCCACAACAGCTTTAGGATGAGGCTCAAAGGTGACGAGGGCCGAGGGGACGCCCCTCTTTTTCGCTCGCTCCAGCAGGCGGCCAATAATCTTCCTGTGGCCCAGGTGTACTCCGTCAAAGGTCCCAACGGTCGCAACAAGGCCAGGCACAACGCGGCCGAGATTCTTGATCTCTCTGTAGATCTTCACTACGCGAGCACCCTCAAAGGGATGAGCATGCCTTTTTCTATTCTGCCTACTGCGATCAGATTCTCCCTGGCATCACAGACCCTCACAAGACGAGCTTCAGATCCACAACCAGGGTGATCGAATTCGACCATCTGGCCGAATTTGAAACTGGAGGAGTCTTTTGTTCCGAGGTTGACAATCGGAAACCTTCTGAGTGCATCCTTCATAGTCATCAGATGTTCTTCTATCCCAGAAACCATGTCTATGTCAATTGAATTCTTGAGTAGGTTTTCACCCACTCTCAATCTGACTAGATTATGGAGATGGCCGAGACATCCAAGTTTATCTCCAATGTCTCTGGCCAAAGCCCTGATATAGGTTCCCTTTGAACAGACAACTCTGATCTTGATGTCACCATCCTCGAAATCGACCATTTCCAAATCTCTGATCTGGACCCTCCTGGCCGGTACTGCTGGCGGTGTCCCTTCCCTTGCCAATTCATGCAGTCTCCTGCCACCGACCTTTATGCAAGAGTATGTGGGGGGGATTTGTTCTATCTCCCCTTTGAAAGAATCCAGTACATTACTGATGAGGTCCACAGTAATACCTCTCACCTCTGCACGTTTCACTACTCTTCCAGTCGAATCGTCGGTCTCAGTTGCTGCTCCCAACCTCACAGTACCAACATACTCTTTATCGTCTTCAGAAAAGAATCTGATGATCTTTGTGGCTCTTCCACTGAGAACAACAAGAACCCCGCTCGCAGCCCTGTCAAGGATTCCTGTGTGGCCAACCTTTCTCTTGCCAGAAAGTTTTCTCACCTTCTGCACTACATCGAAAGATGCGACCCCACGTTTTTTGTTTATGTTAAGCAGACCTTCCAGAGAGACCTCCGGGGAAAAAAAGAAGGGGAAGTACCTCCCCCTTCTCACTCAGGATCTCGGAATTCAATCAACGAAAACTGTAGTTGACTGAGAACCTGTAGTTCTCGGTATCAAACTCATAGAGTTCTGAGTCCACACCCAGGTCGAATTGGAAGTCTCTGAACTTTATGCCGCCGCCAAACGTGGGCCCCTTTCTTACTCCGTTCTCATCATTGAAGTAGCCGACCCTTGCCGAGAGGAAGTCGTTGTAGGTATATTCCACCCCGCCGCACTTCCATGCATCCCTGAATGTCTCGTTGAAAGAAGAGGTCACACCTACGAGAACACTGATAATCTCTCCAGACACGATGAGCCAGTTGGGCTCTTCCTCCAGCAGCCTATACGAGGCGCCAATTCTTAGAGTCCTCGGGAGAGGATCTGTGTCTCCGGCCTCCAGGTAGCGGAGGTCCGGCCCGAAATTCTGGAGCACTGTACTTAAGTACAGCCCTCTCAGCGGGGTCCTGTAAAGAATTCCGGCATCTGCACCCCAGCTTGATCCCGCGCCGCCACCCGGTTCGTTGTACAGATAAGCGATGAGCCAACCGGGAGCGAGGT is a genomic window of candidate division TA06 bacterium containing:
- a CDS encoding SPFH domain-containing protein — protein: MAKLFEVIEFLDETGEQMVHRIPESGSGEITAGSQLVVRENQAAVFFRDGKALDTFGPGRHTLTSLNIPLLVGLEGKPFGGKSPFRVEVYFINQKVFTDRKWGTQEPIAFRDSELKMVRLRAFGIFSDRVVDSQLFVNKVVGTQGIFFTEEIDDFLRGIAVARFADFLGETASTVFDLPASYDEIAAGTKARIQEDFGKYGLECVDFYINAITPPPEVQKMIDERAGMGAVGDMGKFMQFEAAKAMREAAQDGGGGGAAGAGVGLGAGLGMGMMLPGMLQKAFSQGQSVECPKCHGAVLMGSRFCSHCGSNLAPEMAGCPKCGQSIPSNSRFCPNCGVEIKKTQESARCRKCNGEIPPGSKFCPKCGEKA
- a CDS encoding HDIG domain-containing protein codes for the protein MNKEEAMALVRENVKNENLIKHMIAVEACMRALARHFDEDEDLWGLTGLLHDIDYDSTKDSPDRHGLVGAFMLEEKGVDERIVYAVKAHPGHRECRSKMDKALYASDPITGLIVAAALMHPTKRIGNIDADFVLRRFKEKRFAAGANREQIKSCEDLNLSLEEFTGVCLQAMQGIAVDLGL
- a CDS encoding aminopeptidase P family protein, whose translation is MNRIEKLHAKMRRRKFDAILVDSPFEVLYLLGVEASFNYVEISPVLVVASKPYLICDLITLSKIRGLVPEDIDLIEAETLAFVKSDYKYMKEIRSIFRKEKVKRLAVTTDQYANAFGSITTVRTANLVARMGMVKTEHEINLLKEAVRISDEAFTAKLKLVEEGVSELTLRSEMDVGLHEKGGERRSFPTIVAFGEHTAEPHPVPALRRLGKNELIMVDMGAVFKGYGSDLTRTGVYGKPTEKQTELFNLVLTAQLRAIDFLKPGRLASEVDAVAREYVTDKGYGDFFPHLLGHPCGLMRGGIFLHPTSKDVIKRNMAFTIEPGIYLPGYGGVRLEDIVVVRDDGCDVLTRAPKELVWKREQSL
- a CDS encoding bifunctional riboflavin kinase/FAD synthetase produces the protein MKIYREIKNLGRVVPGLVATVGTFDGVHLGHRKIIGRLLERAKKRGVPSALVTFEPHPKAVVDGSTKPFVLTTVEEKARIVEETGVEFMIAVQFDKSFANIKPKDFITQFLSEGLKVREIVVGYDHHFGFHRRGDISLLRDEGKRLGFDIDVVPPALLDGLPISSTRIRRILMEGDVPLANKMLGRPYSLCGKVVEGVSRGGKLGFKTANVLLSSERKLLPGDGVYAVMALVDGKLHQAVMNIGCVPTFKQKERSLEVHIIGFAEDIYGKEITVRFHRRIREEIEFESEKALAAQIEKDLQESKKALSKISRRDKE
- the truB gene encoding tRNA pseudouridine(55) synthase TruB, translated to MRRGRYFPFFFSPEVSLEGLLNINKKRGVASFDVVQKVRKLSGKRKVGHTGILDRAASGVLVVLSGRATKIIRFFSEDDKEYVGTVRLGAATETDDSTGRVVKRAEVRGITVDLISNVLDSFKGEIEQIPPTYSCIKVGGRRLHELAREGTPPAVPARRVQIRDLEMVDFEDGDIKIRVVCSKGTYIRALARDIGDKLGCLGHLHNLVRLRVGENLLKNSIDIDMVSGIEEHLMTMKDALRRFPIVNLGTKDSSSFKFGQMVEFDHPGCGSEARLVRVCDARENLIAVGRIEKGMLIPLRVLA
- a CDS encoding PorV/PorQ family protein translates to MLRRRLMKQLFVAIITVALTTLLWAGASFGTASQAGAIFLTIFPGARPSGMGAAFSSIADDATAPFYNPAGLGFQDVTAISLMHSNWLTGLYPDMYYEYFGLAHPVKGLGVIGANIIYLTTGETQATDVFGTPLARFRTFDLSAGVSYGVEIREDISIGFGLKFIYSYLAPGWLIAYLYNEPGGGAGSSWGADAGILYRTPLRGLYLSTVLQNFGPDLRYLEAGDTDPLPRTLRIGASYRLLEEEPNWLIVSGEIISVLVGVTSSFNETFRDAWKCGGVEYTYNDFLSARVGYFNDENGVRKGPTFGGGIKFRDFQFDLGVDSELYEFDTENYRFSVNYSFR